The nucleotide window CCTATTGGTAAAGGAACCTTGGTCATCCGTTTGGGGGAGTGGAATGCAGGATTAAACGATTTTGAAGTTGACTCTAGCAAAACTGCCGGCGGGACAATCACTATCGATGATGGGAACAACTCATTGATTGGTCTGCGCGATGCAATCAATAAAGCAAATATGGGTGTTTCTGCCAGCATCGTGAGTGATGGTGGTTCTTATAAGCTGCTCCTGACATCCAAGTCGGGTGCCAAGAATGAAATCGAAATCACCGCAACAGAAGATCCCGGTGCACTTGGCCTTGCCAGTTTTAATTTCAATGAAACCACGCGTAATTTGACCCAACAACAAGAAGGGTTGGATGCAAAAGTGCGTGTGAATGGCTTATTGGTAAGCCGCGAATCCAACCAAATCAAAGATGTTATCGATGGTTTGGAGTTTGATTTATTCGGTGCCTCGTTGACCGAAACTATCAGTATTTCAATTAATGAAGATAAATCGGTTGCAGAAAAAACCATCCGTGACTTTGTAACCGCATACAACACGTTTAAGACAGAAGTTGAGAAACTGGTTGGTTTTGATGCGGAACTGAAAGATTACGGCAGTTTGAAAACTGATCCTCTAGCAAAAAACCTGATGCAAGGTATCCGTAATTTTCTCTCCAGTTCGATCCCTGGATTAAGCGATGGTTTTACCGCACTTTCCAGTTTGGGTATTCGCACTGAGAGGGACGGCTCGCTGAAAATTATTGAAAATGAGGAAAATACAGGTTTTCGCGCAGCAATCGATACCCATTTCGATAAGGTGCGTGATTTGTTTGTTCCCAAGGTTTCAGCGTCGGTTACGAACCTTGAAGTTTCCAAGTACACAGCAAAAAGTAAACCCGGTACTTATGATGTTGTGATTACCCAGCAACCATCAAAAGGTAAGCTGACCGGCGCAGCAATAGGCGTTGCGTTTCCATTAGATACCACCGGTAAGGATTACAACTTCAAGTTGAAGTTAGACGGCACCGAAACTGCTTTGATTACATTACCTGCCGGAAAAACCTATACAACGGAAGGTGAGTTGGCTGCTGAAATCCAAAGCTTGATCAATCTGGATAGTAACCTGAAAACCGTGAAATCAACGCTGGCGGTGAGTGTTGAGGCAGGAAAGTTGGTATTCACATCCAATACTTATGGCAGCTCCAGTAAAATTGAATTTACAGCGATATCGAGCGATATGGCGGATTTGGGGATTGCTCTCGGTGCTGGCGTATCGGGTACGGATGTTGGTGGCACTGTCGCCGGACAAGCAGCGTTTGGTTATGGCAATGTATTACTACCTGCATTGGGATCTGATGCAGAGGGCTTGAGCATGACAGTGCAACCAGGCGCAACTGGAGGCACTATTACATTTTCACGCGGCTTTGCTGGTGGTTTGACCAATATTGTGAATGACTACCTCAAATCATCTGGTGTCATCAAAGAGCGTGAAGACAATATTAATAAAGAGATTAAGGGAGTCAAAGAAGATGAAACTGATTTGACTCGCCGCAGCGATGCCTATAGAGCGCGTCTGATGGCGCAGTTCCAGGCGATGGAGTCAATTGTCCGCTCGCTCAACTCTACGGGCGATTTCTTGGACGGTATTCTTGATCGTTTACCTTTCACATCCAAAAACAATTAATTCGCGTAATTAACCTTACGCGAATTTTTATCCAGATGTGCATGATATGCACATCTGCAGTTTTTTTATTTCCCCACATTTTTTGATCGCTTATTGTTCTTTGCTGTATCGTGATCTTTGAATCATAGTTTGTTATATACCTATTCTTTAGCTATTTGATAAATGAGCCGTTTAATTATTCACAATTAAAGGTTGGGTAGCTTATGTCAAAGGTATTCGCACTTATTCCTGCGCGCGGTTGGTCTAAAAGCCTGTGGCAAAAAAATATTGCGCCTGTATTAGAGCAACCCCTGATTGCATACAGTATTCAGGCTGCCCATGGTTCAGAAGTTGTCGATGCAATTTATGTATCGTCCGATGATGACCAGATTCTGTCTGTAGCCCACTACTATAATACAGAGCGATTAAAGCGCGATCCGCATCTCGCAGAAGATGAATCACCACTGGATGCTGTCGTGGCAGAATTTATTCACCGTATTAAACCGGCGGCGAAGGATATTATTATTTTATTAAAACCCACATCACCGCTACGCACGGCAAGGCATAT belongs to Cellvibrio sp. pealriver and includes:
- a CDS encoding cytidylyltransferase domain-containing protein, with amino-acid sequence MSKVFALIPARGWSKSLWQKNIAPVLEQPLIAYSIQAAHGSEVVDAIYVSSDDDQILSVAHYYNTERLKRDPHLAEDESPLDAVVAEFIHRIKPAAKDIIILLKPTSPLRTARHIREALAEFKDFPTCRSLISVYEINNAYVRAYVGGGEFLHPLAGEHSSYYCRKDLPSLYMPNGAIYIFKVDDFMREEKIPLTHTIPYLMPASDSIEVCSANDLQLVENRLRERANF
- the fliD gene encoding flagellar filament capping protein FliD; the encoded protein is MVSSTSSTTNNNGATGSSIISALGTGSGIDSNKLADQLTEAAHMVQSNRLTSKKTLLETQISDYGLLRSSLSKLETAAAALGSSDTFNAKSLSVPDTNLLSITKLDAKAAAGGYQIKVEQTAQSQSLSSGTFSSMTDPIGKGTLVIRLGEWNAGLNDFEVDSSKTAGGTITIDDGNNSLIGLRDAINKANMGVSASIVSDGGSYKLLLTSKSGAKNEIEITATEDPGALGLASFNFNETTRNLTQQQEGLDAKVRVNGLLVSRESNQIKDVIDGLEFDLFGASLTETISISINEDKSVAEKTIRDFVTAYNTFKTEVEKLVGFDAELKDYGSLKTDPLAKNLMQGIRNFLSSSIPGLSDGFTALSSLGIRTERDGSLKIIENEENTGFRAAIDTHFDKVRDLFVPKVSASVTNLEVSKYTAKSKPGTYDVVITQQPSKGKLTGAAIGVAFPLDTTGKDYNFKLKLDGTETALITLPAGKTYTTEGELAAEIQSLINLDSNLKTVKSTLAVSVEAGKLVFTSNTYGSSSKIEFTAISSDMADLGIALGAGVSGTDVGGTVAGQAAFGYGNVLLPALGSDAEGLSMTVQPGATGGTITFSRGFAGGLTNIVNDYLKSSGVIKEREDNINKEIKGVKEDETDLTRRSDAYRARLMAQFQAMESIVRSLNSTGDFLDGILDRLPFTSKNN